In one Culex quinquefasciatus strain JHB chromosome 2, VPISU_Cqui_1.0_pri_paternal, whole genome shotgun sequence genomic region, the following are encoded:
- the LOC6050211 gene encoding toll-like receptor 7, which translates to MEHLRTLVVLGALLTVAFGSQCNWEYEKASVTCRLRTIERTGLDLQGAEGASRLDVQCSELILFESQLPAQNSFVRLASLSELKIEACKLLQLPEGAFDGLLGLKKLSVNTRNYEWGAGKVLELQSASMQGLKELQSLDLSDNNIRGLPEGFLCPLTNLKVLNLTNNRIRATESLGLAGKTCSGGSEVQTLNLSYNEIMKIPENWGVSRLRRLQHLNLEYNNITELHGEALAGLSSLRTLNLSYNHLETLPAGLLAGSRELREIHLQGNQLYELPRGLFHRLEQLLVLDLSRNQLSSHHVDNGTFSGLIRLVVLNLAHNALTRIDSKTFKELYFLQILDLRNNSIGYIEDNAFLPLYNLHTLNLAENRLHTLDDRLFNGLYVLSKLTLNNNLISIVERNVFKNCSDLKELDLSSNQLSEVPHAIRDLSVLRALDLGENQINYIENGTFSNLNQLTGLRMIDNQIENITIGMFTDLPRLSVLNLAKNRVQNIERGSFDKNLDIEAIRLDGNFLTDINGIFATLSSLLWLNLAENHLVWFDYAFIPSNLKWLDIHGNYIESLGNYYKLQEEIKVKTLDASHNRLTDIGPMNVPNSVELLFINDNHISTIHANTFIDKINLERVDLYANSLKKLQLHQLRVAPQPADKPLPEFYLGGNPFECDCSMEWMQRVNNLTARQHPKIMDLPNVECIMPHARGSPVRPIVSLKPKDFLCKYETHCFALCHCCDFDACDCEMTCPTNCTCYHDQTWGTNVVDCGNQRAALAKPVPMDATEVYMDGNDYPELQNHVFIGRKNLKVLFANASKIITIQNRTFAGLTALQVLHLEDNAIQKIHGYEFENLGLLKELYLQNNMISVIANNSFAPLYSLQVLRIDGNRLTTIPMAQLQATQLQSLQALSLGRNYWSCRCRFMQELTSFVADNAVIIQDMQDIYCVDDGIHRDLDFNVTASCSDYYAGSSVLPDRLSETYIFLLAAALIIACLLVFVLVMFIFREPLRFWLFSRYGVRVFGPRCEDSEKLYDAIFIYSAKDAEYVARNIAAELENGRPPLRLCLQHRDLSEDASHLQLLEASRASRRIVMLLSRNFLQTEWSRCELRRAVHDALRGRPHKLVVLEEVGVLLEAENDVELVPYLKTATVNRIKRSDRHFWEKLRYALPVEAPYRGNNYTIDHHERVKQTSGANGPAGVMFRQAPPAYCPEIDEANYSSATTATPSPRPSRRGMVELPQRPPSEHIYSSIDSDYSTLECENMVPGVHRPSSTWRPGGGGGQNTMPHGHHVQAYLV; encoded by the coding sequence ATGGAGCACCTCAGGACTCTGGTGGTGCTGGGGGCGCTGCTGACGGTGGCGTTCGGCTCGCAGTGCAACTGGGAGTACGAGAAGGCCAGTGTGACGTGCCGTCTGCGGACAATCGAGCGCACCGGGCTGGACCTACAAGGGGCCGAGGGCGCGTCCCGGCTGGACGTTCAGTGTAGTGAGTTGATTCTGTTCGAAAGTCAATTACCGGCGCAGAATTCGTTTGTGCGGCTCGCGAGCTTGAGCGAGCTGAAGATTGAAGCCTGCAAGCTGTTGCAGCTTCCGGAGGGAGCGTTCGACGGGCTGTTGGGTCTGAAGAAGCTCAGTGTAAACACCCGGAACTACGAGTGGGGTGCGGGGAAAGTGCTGGAACTGCAAAGTGCGTCGATGCAGGGACTGAAGGAACTGCAGTCGCTGGACTTGAGTGATAACAACATTCGTGGCCTGCCGGAGGGCTTTCTGTGTCCGCTGACAAACTTGAAAGTGCTCAACCTGACGAACAATCGCATTCGGGCCACCGAGAGTCTGGGTCTCGCGGGGAAGACGTGCAGTGGTGGGTCGGAAGTGCAAACGCTCAACCTGAGCTATAACGAGATTATGAAGATTCCGGAAAATTGGGGTGTGTCTCGGCTGCGCCGATTGCAGCACCTGAACCTCGAGTACAACAACATTACGGAGTTGCACGGTGAAGCGCTGGCTGGTTTGAGTTCGCTGCGGACACTCAATCTCAGCTACAACCATCTGGAAACGCTGCCGGCTGGCCTGTTGGCGGGTTCCCGCGAGCTGCGCGAAATCCACCTTCAAGGCAACCAGCTGTACGAGCTTCCACGGGGACTGTTCCACCGGCTGGAGCAGCTGCTGGTGCTGGACCTGTCCCGCAACCAGCTGTCCTCGCACCACGTCGACAACGGAACCTTCTCCGGGTTGATCCGTCTGGTCGTGCTTAATCTCGCCCATAATGCGCTCACCCGCATCGACTCGAAAACGTTCAAGGAGCTGTACTTCCTGCAAATTTTGGACCTCCGCAACAACTCGATCGGCTACATCGAGGACAACGCGTTCCTGCCGCTGTACAATTTGCACACGCTCAATCTGGCCGAAAACCGCCTCCACACGTTGGACGACCGGCTGTTTAACGGCCTCTACGTGCTGTCCAAGCTGACCCTGAACAACAATTTGATCAGCATCGTCGAGCGTAATGTGTTTAAAAATTGCTCCGACCTCAAAGAGCTCGATCTAAGCTCGAACCAGCTTAGCGAAGTGCCCCATGCCATTCGTGATTTGTCGGTGCTGCGAGCGCTGGATTTGGGCGAAAACCAAATTAACTACATCGAGAACGGAACGTTCTCCAACCTGAACCAACTGACCGGACTTCGCATGATCGACAATCAGATCGAGAATATTACCATCGGCATGTTTACCGACCTGCCACGGCTCAGTGTGCTGAATCTGGCGAAGAACCGCGTCCAGAACATCGAGCGGGGCTCGTTTGACAAAAATTTGGACATCGAGGCGATTCGGCTGGACGGAAACTTCCTGACCGACATAAATGGAATTTTCGCCACGCTCTCGTCACTGCTGTGGCTTAACCTGGCCGAGAACCATCTGGTGTGGTTCGATTACGCGTTCATCCCGAGCAATCTCAAGTGGTTGGACATCCACGGTAATTACATCGAGTCGCTGGGCAACTACTACAAGCTGCAGGAGGAAATCAAAGTGAAAACGCTGGACGCGAGCCACAACCGCCTCACCGACATTGGCCCGATGAACGTGCCGAACAGTGTGGAGCTGCTATTTATCAACGATAACCACATTAGCACCATCCACGCGAACACGTTCATCGATAAAATTAATTTGGAGCGCGTTGATCTGTACGCTAATTCGCTGAAAAAGCTGCAGCTGCACCAGCTCCGGGTGGCACCGCAGCCAGCGGACAAACCACTGCCCGAGTTCTACCTCGGTGGAAACCCGTTCGAGTGTGACTGCTCGATGGAGTGGATGCAGCGGGTAAACAATCTGACCGCCCGGCAGCACCCGAAAATCATGGACCTGCCCAACGTGGAGTGTATCATGCCACACGCGCGGGGCTCCCCGGTTCGGCCGATCGTGTCCCTGAAACCAAAGGACTTTCTGTGTAAATACGAAACGCACTGTTTCGCCCTGTGCCATTGCTGTGATTTTGACGCGTGTGACTGTGAGATGACCTGTCCGACCAATTGTACGTGCTACCACGACCAAACCTGGGGCACGAACGTGGTCGACTGCGGGAACCAGCGGGCCGCACTCGCGAAACCGGTTCCGATGGACGCGACCGAGGTGTACATGGACGGCAACGACTATCCGGAGCTGCAGAACCATGTCTTTATCGGACGCAAAAATCTGAAAGTGCTGTTTGCGAACGCGAGCAAGATTATCACGATCCAAAATCGCACCTTTGCCGGATTGACCGCCCTTCAGGTGCTCCATCTGGAAGATAACGCCATCCAAAAGATTCACGGTTACGAGTTTGAGAATCTGGGCCTGCTGAAGGAGCTGTACCTGCAGAACAACATGATCTCGGTGATCGCGAACAACTCGTTCGCCCCGCTGTACTCGCTGCAGGTGCTCCGGATCGATGGCAACCGGTTGACCACGATTCCGATGGCCCAGCTTCAGGCCACGCAGCTGCAAAGCTTGCAGGCGCTCTCACTGGGGCGTAATTACTGGAGCTGTCGGTGTCGGTTTATGCAGGAGCTGACGTCGTTCGTCGCCGACAACGCCGTCATTATCCAAGACATGCAGGACATTTACTGCGTCGACGATGGCATCCACCGCGATCTGGACTTTAACGTGACGGCTAGCTGCAGTGATTACTACGCGGGCAGTTCAGTGCTGCCGGATCGGCTGTCCGAAACGTACATCTTCCTGCTGGCCGCGGCCCTCATCATCGCGTGCCTGCTAGTGTTTGTGCTCGTGATGTTTATCTTTCGTGAACCGTTGAGGTTCTGGCTGTTTTCCCGGTACGGAGTGCGAGTGTTTGGTCCGCGATGTGAAGATTCGGAAAAACTGTACGACGCCATCTTTATCTACTCGGCGAAGGACGCCGAGTACGTAGCGCGGAACATTGCCGCCGAGTTGGAAAATGGACGGCCTCCGCTGCGGTTGTGCCTTCAGCATCGTGACCTCTCTGAGGACGCCTCGCACCTGCAGTTGCTGGAGGCTTCCCGTGCCTCGCGCCGGATAGTGATGCTCCTGTCGCGTAACTTCCTCCAAACCGAGTGGAGCCGGTGCGAACTTCGGCGGGCGGTGCACGATGCCCTGCGAGGTCGACCCCACAAGCTGGTGGTGCTGGAGGAAGTGGGCGTCCTTCTGGAGGCGGAAAACGACGTCGAGCTAGTTCCTTACCTGAAGACGGCCACCGTCAACCGGATCAAGCGCAGCGATCGGCACTTTTGGGAAAAGCTGCGGTACGCCCTGCCCGTGGAGGCGCCCTACCGGGGCAACAACTACACCATCGACCACCACGAGCGGGTCAAGCAGACAAGCGGCGCCAACGGCCCCGCTGGAGTCATGTTCCGGCAGGCACCCCCCGCCTACTGTCCAGAAATCGACGAGGCCAACTACTCTTCGGCGACCACGGCCACCCCCAGTCCACGACCATCGCGCCGTGGCATGGTCGAGCTGCCCCAGCGACCGCCGAGTGAACACATCTACTCCAGCATCGATTCCGACTACAGCACGCTGGAGTGCGAAAACATGGTTCCCGGAGTGCACCGACCGTCGTCAACGTGGCGACCCGGTGGCGGTGGTGGCCAGAACACCATGCCCCATGGACACCACGTGCAGGCGTACCTGGTCTAG